The following coding sequences lie in one Agrobacterium vitis genomic window:
- a CDS encoding argininosuccinate synthase, which produces MTKKIEKIVLSYSGGLDTSIILKWLQDTYRCEVVTFTADLGQGEELEPVREKAQRLGVKDIRIVDVREEFVRDFVFPMFRANTLYEGQYLLGSSIARPLIAKHLVSIAREVGADTIAHGATGKGNDQVRFELAANALDPSIKIIAPWREWETQSRTQLIEYAERHQIAIPKDKRGEAPFSTDANLLHTSTEGKILEDPSEIAPAYVYQRTVDPLNAPNEPETVVIGFEEGDAVSVNGITLTPAALLTELNRRGGNHGIGRVDLVENRFVGMKSRGVYETPGGTILLAAHRGIESITLDRAAAHLKDELMPRYAALIYNGFWFSPERDMLQALIDQSQTYVSGEVTLRLYKGSANLVARTSAGSLYSMDLVTFEEGSGTYDHHDAEGFIKLNGLRLKSWAARNGKARPGLGGSEIM; this is translated from the coding sequence ATGACGAAAAAGATCGAGAAGATCGTGCTGTCCTACTCGGGAGGTCTGGACACCTCCATTATTCTCAAGTGGCTTCAGGACACGTATCGTTGCGAGGTGGTTACCTTCACGGCGGATCTTGGCCAGGGCGAGGAGCTGGAACCCGTGCGTGAAAAGGCTCAGAGGCTAGGCGTCAAAGATATCCGTATTGTCGACGTTCGTGAGGAATTCGTTCGTGATTTCGTCTTTCCGATGTTTCGGGCCAATACGCTCTATGAGGGGCAATATCTGCTTGGTTCTTCTATAGCGCGACCGCTGATCGCCAAGCATCTGGTCAGCATAGCCAGAGAGGTTGGCGCCGACACCATCGCCCATGGTGCCACCGGCAAGGGCAATGATCAGGTGCGCTTCGAACTGGCGGCCAATGCGCTCGATCCATCGATTAAAATCATCGCTCCCTGGCGCGAATGGGAGACCCAATCGCGCACGCAGTTGATCGAGTATGCCGAAAGGCATCAGATCGCTATTCCGAAGGACAAGCGCGGAGAAGCTCCTTTTTCCACTGATGCGAACCTCCTGCATACCTCGACGGAAGGAAAGATTTTGGAGGATCCGTCGGAGATCGCACCTGCCTATGTCTATCAGCGAACCGTCGACCCTTTGAATGCGCCGAACGAACCGGAGACCGTTGTTATAGGCTTTGAGGAAGGCGATGCAGTTTCCGTGAATGGCATCACCCTGACGCCTGCTGCACTACTGACAGAACTCAACAGGCGGGGCGGCAATCATGGGATTGGAAGGGTCGATCTGGTTGAGAACCGGTTCGTCGGGATGAAATCTCGTGGGGTCTATGAGACGCCCGGCGGCACGATCTTGCTCGCCGCTCATCGCGGGATTGAATCGATCACACTCGATCGCGCTGCGGCTCATCTGAAGGACGAGCTCATGCCACGCTACGCCGCGCTGATCTATAACGGCTTCTGGTTTTCCCCGGAGCGGGATATGCTGCAGGCCTTGATCGATCAAAGCCAAACCTATGTCAGCGGCGAGGTGACGCTCAGGCTCTATAAGGGCTCAGCAAACTTGGTAGCCCGCACCTCGGCCGGATCGCTCTATTCTATGGATCTCGTTACCTTCGAAGAGGGTTCGGGTACATACGACCATCATGATGCCGAAGGCTTCATCAAGCTCAACGGTCTGCGTCTGAAAAGCTGGGCTGCCCGCAACGGAAAAGCGCGGCCGGGCCTCGGCGGATCAGAGATTATGTAG
- a CDS encoding recombinase family protein, producing MLIGYARVSKADGSQSLDLQHDDLRAAGVEQDNIYEDRASGSRDDRPGLAGCLKSLRAGDILVVWKLDRLGRSLAHLVNTVKDLSERKIGLRVLTGKGAQIDTTTASGRMVFGIFATLAEFERDLIRERTMAGLAAARARGRKGGRKFALTKAQVRLAQAAMAQRDTPVSDLCKELGIERVTLYRYVGPKGELRDYGKRVLGLA from the coding sequence ATGCTGATAGGATATGCCCGCGTCTCTAAAGCCGATGGCTCGCAGTCCCTCGACCTGCAGCACGACGATCTACGGGCCGCCGGCGTCGAACAGGACAACATCTATGAGGATCGCGCGTCCGGTAGTCGGGATGATCGGCCGGGGCTGGCCGGCTGTCTCAAATCCCTGCGCGCCGGCGATATACTCGTGGTCTGGAAGCTTGATCGCCTTGGGCGGTCGCTTGCCCATCTCGTCAACACCGTAAAGGATCTGTCAGAACGAAAGATCGGCCTGCGTGTTCTGACCGGAAAGGGCGCTCAGATCGACACCACCACCGCATCCGGCCGCATGGTATTCGGTATTTTCGCCACCTTGGCCGAGTTCGAACGGGACCTGATCCGCGAGCGAACCATGGCAGGGCTGGCCGCCGCGAGAGCACGAGGCAGGAAAGGCGGTCGCAAGTTCGCCCTCACCAAAGCGCAAGTGCGTCTCGCGCAGGCCGCGATGGCGCAACGCGACACACCCGTTTCTGATCTGTGCAAGGAACTCGGCATCGAGCGCGTCACCCTATACCGGTATGTCGGTCCCAAGGGCGAACTCAGAGATTACGGAAAACGCGTCCTCGGCTTGGCCTAG
- a CDS encoding Tn3 family transposase, translating to MPRRVTLTDRQRDALLRLPTSQADLLKHYTLSDEDLGHIRQRRRAHNRFGFALQLCVLRYPGRALAPGELIPAEVIDFIGAQLGLHADDLVEYATREETRHEHLSELRVLYGFRTFSGRGARDLKEWLFREAEIALSNEDVAIRFVTECRRTRTVLPATSTIERLCAMALVDAERQIETRIASRLSQETRTPLLALLEDTVDDRVNRFVWLRQFEPGSNSSSANRLLDRIEYLQRVVLPDDLLAGVPAHRVTRLRRQGERYYADGMRDLPEDRRLAILAVCASEWQAMLADAVVETHDRIVGRLYRASEQICQAKIADEANAVRDTLKSFAEIGGALVDAQDDGQPLDDVIASGSGWDGFKTLVAMATRLTATMADDPLNHVLDGYHRFRRYSPRMLRLLDIRAAPIALPLLEAVTALSTGLHNASHTAFLRPSSKWHRHLRAQAAGDARLWEIAVLFHLRDAFRSGDIWLARSRRYGDLKHALVPVQTLAESGRLAVPLRPEEWLADRQARLEIRLRELGRATRAGTIPGGSIQNGVLHIEKLEAAAPSGAEDMVLDLYKQVPSTRITDILLEVDAATGLCEAFTHLRTGAPCADRIGLMNVILAEGINLGLRKMADATNTHTFWELIRIGRWHVEGEAYDRALAIVVEAQAALPMAQFWGAGISASSDGQFFAATEQGEAMNLVNAKYGNTPGLKAYTHVSDQYAPFATQMIPATASEAPYILDGLLMNDAGRHIREQFADTGGFTDHVFAACAILGYRFAPRIRDLPSKRLYAFNPSAAPAHLRALIGGKINQAMIERNWPDILRIAATIAAGSVAPSQILRKLASYPRQNELATALREVGRVERTLFMIDWILDADLQRRAQIGLNKGEAHHALKRAISFHRRGEIRDRSAEGQHYRIAGMNLLAAIIIFWNTMKLGEVVANQKRAGKALSPDLLAHVSPLGWEHINLTGEYRWPKP from the coding sequence ATGCCGCGTCGCGTCACTCTCACGGATCGGCAAAGGGATGCGCTGTTGCGCCTGCCGACCTCGCAAGCGGATTTGCTGAAGCACTATACTCTTAGCGATGAGGATCTCGGCCACATCAGGCAACGCCGGCGCGCTCACAACAGATTCGGCTTCGCCCTGCAACTGTGCGTCCTACGATATCCCGGCCGGGCGTTGGCTCCGGGTGAACTGATACCGGCAGAGGTCATTGATTTTATCGGAGCACAACTCGGTCTCCATGCCGATGATCTTGTCGAATATGCTACACGTGAGGAGACGCGGCACGAGCATCTTTCCGAACTGCGGGTGCTCTATGGATTCCGCACCTTCTCCGGACGTGGTGCGCGTGATCTGAAGGAATGGTTGTTCCGCGAAGCCGAGATCGCTTTATCGAACGAGGATGTTGCCATTCGCTTCGTGACCGAATGCCGTCGCACGCGCACAGTTCTTCCCGCGACATCGACGATCGAGCGGCTATGCGCAATGGCTCTGGTCGATGCTGAACGACAGATTGAGACAAGAATTGCCAGTCGCTTGTCGCAAGAAACTAGGACGCCATTATTAGCGTTGCTCGAAGATACCGTTGACGACCGGGTAAATCGGTTCGTCTGGTTGCGGCAATTCGAGCCAGGCTCGAACTCATCGTCTGCCAACCGGCTGCTCGACCGGATAGAATATCTGCAACGCGTCGTTCTTCCCGATGATTTGCTGGCCGGTGTCCCAGCCCATCGCGTGACACGTCTGCGTCGGCAAGGCGAACGATATTATGCTGACGGCATGCGCGATCTTCCGGAGGACAGGCGGCTTGCAATTCTGGCCGTCTGCGCGTCGGAATGGCAGGCAATGCTTGCCGACGCCGTGGTCGAAACCCACGACCGGATCGTCGGCAGGCTCTACCGGGCGTCGGAACAGATTTGCCAGGCGAAGATCGCCGACGAAGCAAACGCAGTGCGCGACACCCTGAAATCTTTCGCCGAAATCGGTGGAGCCTTGGTCGATGCACAGGATGATGGCCAGCCGCTGGACGATGTTATCGCGAGCGGATCAGGCTGGGACGGCTTCAAAACCCTTGTCGCGATGGCAACCAGGCTTACCGCCACCATGGCGGACGATCCCCTCAACCATGTGCTGGACGGCTATCACCGCTTTCGCCGTTACTCTCCTCGCATGCTGCGCCTGCTCGATATACGAGCTGCGCCAATCGCGTTGCCGCTTCTGGAGGCGGTAACGGCCCTGAGCACCGGTTTGCACAATGCCTCGCATACAGCCTTTCTGCGGCCGAGCTCGAAATGGCATCGGCATCTTCGTGCCCAGGCGGCTGGCGATGCTCGCCTCTGGGAGATTGCGGTGCTGTTCCATCTGCGTGACGCGTTCCGCTCCGGAGATATCTGGCTGGCCAGATCCCGGCGCTATGGCGATCTGAAACATGCACTAGTGCCGGTGCAGACGCTGGCCGAAAGCGGCCGCCTGGCTGTGCCATTGCGGCCGGAGGAATGGCTGGCGGACCGGCAAGCCCGGCTCGAAATACGGCTACGCGAGCTTGGTCGCGCCACTCGCGCGGGCACAATTCCCGGTGGGTCCATCCAAAACGGCGTCCTGCATATCGAGAAGCTAGAAGCCGCCGCGCCGTCTGGTGCCGAGGATATGGTTCTCGATCTCTACAAGCAGGTCCCGTCTACGCGGATTACCGACATCCTGCTTGAGGTGGATGCTGCAACCGGTTTGTGCGAAGCCTTCACCCATCTGCGCACGGGAGCGCCCTGCGCCGATCGGATCGGACTGATGAACGTCATCCTCGCGGAGGGGATCAATCTAGGCCTTCGGAAGATGGCAGATGCTACTAATACCCACACCTTCTGGGAATTGATCCGCATTGGGCGGTGGCATGTCGAGGGCGAGGCCTATGACCGGGCGCTGGCCATAGTGGTCGAGGCGCAGGCGGCGCTACCTATGGCTCAATTCTGGGGCGCGGGTATCTCGGCATCAAGCGACGGGCAATTCTTCGCAGCAACTGAGCAAGGCGAGGCCATGAACCTGGTCAACGCGAAATACGGCAATACGCCGGGCCTGAAGGCTTACACCCACGTCTCCGATCAATACGCACCGTTCGCGACCCAGATGATCCCCGCGACGGCAAGCGAAGCGCCCTATATTCTTGACGGCCTGCTCATGAATGATGCTGGCCGTCATATCCGCGAGCAGTTCGCTGACACGGGAGGCTTCACCGATCACGTTTTTGCCGCGTGCGCCATTCTCGGCTATCGGTTCGCTCCTCGTATCCGGGACCTGCCGTCCAAGCGCCTCTATGCATTCAATCCATCGGCAGCGCCGGCGCACCTGCGGGCCTTGATCGGTGGAAAGATCAATCAGGCCATGATTGAGCGAAACTGGCCAGACATCCTGCGTATCGCCGCCACCATTGCAGCCGGAAGCGTTGCGCCCAGTCAGATATTGCGGAAACTTGCCTCCTATCCACGGCAGAACGAACTGGCTACAGCCTTGCGGGAAGTAGGCCGCGTTGAGCGGACCCTGTTCATGATCGACTGGATTCTGGATGCCGATCTGCAACGCCGCGCACAGATCGGCCTCAACAAGGGCGAGGCGCATCACGCGCTGAAACGGGCTATCAGCTTTCATCGGCGAGGCGAAATCCGCGATCGTTCGGCGGAAGGGCAGCACTACCGTATCGCGGGCATGAACCTGCTCGCCGCCATCATCATCTTCTGGAACACCATGAAGCTCGGCGAAGTCGTCGCCAACCAGAAACGAGCCGGAAAGGCGTTATCACCCGATCTACTGGCCCATGTCTCGCCACTCGGTTGGGAACACATCAATCTCACCGGAGAATATCGTTGGCCAAAGCCTTAG
- a CDS encoding glyoxalase superfamily protein: MTLRDSLAIKDLRISHSESLELVSKTLGLPDWNTLSAKIQGERNGAASNQNNADSSGISTDERSQKLAEQSAPRTAIPFASQRFDKFVGYYQLEPGILFKIYREGGRFFSQITGQAPIEIFAESDKKFFTTVVHAQVSFITNSRDQVTELILHQDGFERHWKRIDKKTADQLITALERRIKNNLPGAGTEDALRRFIDGITSGNPNYDEMASEQAQAIRDQLSGLQPFIGKEGAIKSIRFIGVQDNGDDTYHVEHEKRLFRWTIGLDSDGKIERSWVTSGG; encoded by the coding sequence ATGACTCTACGCGATTCTCTTGCCATAAAAGACCTTAGGATCAGTCATAGTGAAAGCCTCGAGCTCGTTTCGAAGACGCTTGGGCTCCCCGATTGGAACACCTTATCGGCGAAGATCCAGGGAGAACGCAATGGCGCGGCATCCAACCAAAACAACGCCGACAGTTCGGGGATTTCAACAGATGAACGCAGCCAAAAATTAGCGGAGCAATCCGCGCCGCGAACCGCGATTCCGTTCGCTTCTCAACGTTTCGATAAGTTCGTGGGTTATTATCAGCTGGAACCGGGCATCCTCTTTAAAATCTATCGCGAAGGCGGAAGATTTTTCAGCCAAATCACAGGGCAAGCACCCATAGAAATCTTCGCGGAAAGTGACAAAAAGTTTTTTACAACTGTTGTTCACGCTCAAGTAAGCTTCATCACCAATTCACGTGATCAAGTGACAGAGCTCATTCTGCACCAGGATGGCTTTGAAAGACATTGGAAACGTATCGATAAAAAAACAGCAGACCAACTGATCACTGCGCTTGAGCGTCGCATCAAGAATAATCTACCTGGAGCAGGCACAGAGGACGCGCTCCGCCGATTTATCGACGGAATAACGTCAGGAAATCCGAACTATGATGAGATGGCGTCCGAGCAAGCTCAAGCGATACGCGATCAACTAAGTGGCTTGCAGCCCTTTATTGGAAAGGAGGGTGCGATAAAGTCTATTAGATTTATTGGGGTCCAAGATAACGGAGATGACACCTACCACGTCGAGCATGAAAAGCGTCTTTTCCGATGGACTATTGGGCTCGATTCGGATGGTAAAATTGAAAGATCATGGGTCACGTCCGGCGGTTAA
- a CDS encoding DUF1062 domain-containing protein → MCNTLRVRWTPIPQTAPQPWIACSGCGGLRAFQSSGKIRLNANGRKLDAWLIYKCLICEKTWNRPIFERQNVRDINPVVLEALQSNDPQWIRTEAFNLEALRRKSQRVDEFSQVDIEKAILHEADNWTKLEIELEVPFPTNTRLDRLLASELRVSRSRLQTFHDSGMLQTNSDRADVLRRRIKTGTQVTIDLSTEAERVQLWRPLATG, encoded by the coding sequence ATGTGCAATACACTTCGGGTCCGATGGACCCCGATTCCCCAGACGGCTCCCCAGCCTTGGATTGCGTGCAGCGGATGTGGGGGCCTCAGAGCCTTCCAATCCAGCGGCAAAATCCGGCTCAACGCCAATGGCCGCAAGCTTGATGCGTGGCTTATCTACAAGTGCCTGATCTGCGAAAAGACATGGAACCGGCCAATCTTTGAGCGACAGAATGTCCGCGACATCAATCCTGTCGTCCTCGAAGCGCTGCAGTCCAACGATCCGCAGTGGATCCGGACGGAAGCGTTCAACCTCGAAGCTTTGAGGCGCAAGTCGCAGCGCGTCGATGAGTTTTCGCAGGTTGATATCGAAAAAGCGATTCTGCACGAAGCTGACAATTGGACCAAATTGGAGATTGAACTGGAGGTTCCATTTCCGACTAACACACGCCTTGACCGTCTGCTGGCATCAGAGTTGAGAGTTTCTCGTTCACGGCTTCAAACGTTTCATGACAGTGGTATGCTTCAGACAAATTCTGACCGCGCCGACGTCCTGCGACGGCGTATCAAAACTGGTACACAGGTTACCATTGACCTCTCCACCGAGGCCGAACGAGTCCAATTGTGGAGACCTTTAGCGACAGGTTAG
- the repC gene encoding plasmid replication protein RepC, which yields MQNGSVTTPFGRRPMTLALVKAQFKVSEIREGKSADKWKVYRDVCDARTLLGLRDRALAVLNALLSFYPETKLSHDENLVVFPSNAQLIARANGIAGTTLRENLAVLVDAGLINRNDSPNGKRYVRRAKDGAVETAYGFSLGPLLARSEEFALMAQQVAEDARRLKVVKERTTIARRDVRKLITAAVEDGAAGDWAMIEAAYIAAVARLRTAKSKTDFEAILDELSLLREGILNILECQVFPEKSGTNDSDIREHIQNSNTDSISELEPSTEKGKGEKTEKNLERRIETLKVFPIGLVMRACPEIAAYAPGGEVRGWRDLMSAAVVVRSTLGVSASAYQDACEVMGAENAAVAIAAILERAGHINSAGGYLRDLTSRTRRGEFSLGPMLMALLKVNSVGAMRA from the coding sequence ATGCAAAATGGAAGTGTAACGACGCCCTTCGGGCGGCGACCGATGACGCTTGCATTGGTCAAGGCCCAATTCAAGGTATCCGAGATTCGAGAGGGAAAGTCTGCGGATAAGTGGAAAGTGTATCGTGACGTTTGTGACGCGCGAACGCTTCTTGGCTTGCGCGATCGAGCGCTTGCCGTACTCAACGCCCTCCTGTCATTTTATCCCGAGACGAAACTCAGCCACGATGAAAACCTCGTGGTCTTTCCGTCCAATGCCCAGTTGATCGCTCGAGCAAACGGTATCGCTGGGACGACCCTGAGAGAGAACCTGGCAGTGCTGGTAGATGCAGGGTTGATCAATCGCAACGACAGCCCCAATGGCAAGCGCTACGTGAGGCGTGCCAAGGACGGTGCTGTCGAGACAGCTTATGGGTTCAGTCTTGGCCCCTTGCTTGCAAGGTCGGAAGAATTCGCCCTCATGGCGCAACAGGTTGCCGAAGACGCCCGACGCCTGAAGGTTGTCAAAGAACGCACGACTATCGCCCGCAGGGACGTTCGAAAACTCATCACTGCTGCGGTTGAAGACGGCGCGGCTGGGGACTGGGCGATGATCGAGGCCGCCTATATCGCAGCAGTAGCAAGGCTGCGGACAGCCAAATCGAAAACGGACTTCGAAGCAATCCTGGACGAATTATCGCTTTTGCGGGAAGGTATTCTCAATATACTGGAATGTCAGGTTTTTCCCGAGAAATCCGGCACCAATGATAGCGATATCCGCGAGCACATACAGAATTCAAATACCGACTCTATATCTGAACTTGAACCTAGCACCGAAAAAGGCAAGGGCGAAAAGACGGAGAAAAACCTTGAGCGTCGTATCGAGACGCTCAAGGTTTTCCCAATTGGATTGGTCATGCGTGCGTGCCCTGAAATTGCGGCCTATGCACCTGGTGGCGAGGTGCGAGGGTGGCGAGACCTGATGTCTGCCGCAGTTGTTGTCCGTTCCACTTTAGGTGTAAGCGCGTCCGCCTATCAGGATGCCTGCGAGGTTATGGGCGCCGAGAATGCGGCCGTCGCGATTGCTGCGATACTTGAGCGGGCAGGGCACATCAATTCGGCTGGTGGATATCTCCGCGACCTCACGTCCAGAACGCGGCGCGGTGAATTCTCTCTGGGGCCAATGCTGATGGCGCTTCTCAAAGTCAATTCAGTCGGGGCAATGCGGGCATGA
- the repB gene encoding plasmid partitioning protein RepB, whose amino-acid sequence MSKRTQSVRNLFAAGPDVVPSAETRQPMQRVASGAVRSLKDTFSEVERDYEELKQRVAEGALPIELDPSLIDPSPFSDRFADQDPSAVEALKTSFLENGQEIPVLVRDHPTETGRYQIAYGHRRVRAASELGIKVKAYVRELGDDRLVLAQGIENSAREDLTFIERSMFALKLQDGGFDRTLIQTALSVDRQEASKLINVGRAVPTWLSEAIGRAPKIGRPRWQELVDVLKSEGAETKARKAMRDSSFGHKTSDDRFIAVLRAIKAIDKPVSVKPHALIAKSADGSEIATLAVTGKVCKIQIDRDRDEAFAKFVMDRIPDLYESFRQSASGSES is encoded by the coding sequence ATGAGCAAACGAACTCAATCAGTTCGCAATCTCTTCGCTGCTGGGCCGGATGTGGTGCCCTCGGCCGAGACCCGCCAACCAATGCAGCGTGTAGCGTCGGGCGCGGTGCGGTCCTTGAAAGACACCTTCTCGGAAGTTGAGAGAGATTACGAAGAACTCAAGCAGCGGGTTGCGGAAGGCGCTCTGCCTATCGAGCTGGATCCCTCACTTATTGACCCCTCTCCTTTCTCTGATCGTTTTGCGGATCAGGATCCCTCCGCTGTCGAAGCACTCAAAACCTCGTTCCTGGAGAATGGCCAGGAAATACCTGTCCTCGTTCGCGATCATCCGACGGAGACCGGCCGCTATCAGATTGCCTACGGCCATCGCCGTGTGCGCGCTGCCAGCGAACTCGGCATCAAGGTAAAAGCTTACGTCCGCGAGCTAGGGGATGACCGCCTCGTTCTTGCACAGGGCATCGAAAACTCCGCTCGCGAGGACCTTACCTTCATTGAGCGTTCGATGTTCGCTCTCAAACTCCAAGACGGTGGCTTCGATCGGACACTCATTCAGACCGCTCTCTCAGTTGATCGTCAAGAGGCATCGAAGCTCATCAACGTAGGCCGCGCGGTTCCAACATGGCTAAGCGAAGCGATAGGAAGAGCTCCGAAAATTGGTCGACCTCGGTGGCAAGAGCTTGTCGATGTGCTGAAGAGCGAAGGCGCGGAAACCAAAGCGCGCAAAGCAATGAGGGACAGTTCTTTCGGCCACAAGACGTCTGATGATCGCTTTATCGCAGTGCTTCGCGCCATTAAGGCGATCGATAAGCCGGTTTCCGTGAAACCCCATGCCCTTATCGCAAAGTCTGCGGATGGGTCCGAGATCGCCACTCTTGCTGTCACAGGTAAGGTTTGCAAGATCCAAATTGATAGAGATAGAGACGAGGCTTTTGCCAAGTTCGTGATGGATCGTATTCCCGATCTTTACGAGAGCTTCCGGCAGAGCGCGTCCGGATCTGAAAGTTAG
- the repA gene encoding plasmid partitioning protein RepA, which translates to MNVIDRHISRAATSAHITQRAEALSARLRAVGERAFPPTAQKSLRSFTSGEVAEIVGVSDGYLRQLSLDGLGPAPDIGAGGRRSYTLEQINELRRYLAEARPKEAGRFWPRRREGDKLQIITVANFKGGSAKTTTSLYLAQGLALQGYRVLAIDLDPQASLSAMFGYQPEFDVAENATIYGAIRYDDQRVPMKDVIRSTYFTGISIVPGNLELMEFEHQTPRFMLQNRGRPEDLFFRRVASAINQVEDEYDIVVIDCPPQLGFLTMGALNAATGMIVTVHPQMVDVASMSQFLLMTSDLVSVIEEAGGKLDYDFLRFLVTRHDPRDVPEQEIVGLLRDVFGTDVMAAAAWKSTAIANAGLTKQSLYELSRGAVGRSTYDRAMESISAVNHEAVGLINDVWGR; encoded by the coding sequence GTGAACGTGATCGACAGGCACATCAGTAGAGCAGCAACGTCTGCACATATCACGCAGCGCGCTGAAGCGCTGTCTGCGCGACTCCGTGCGGTCGGTGAGCGCGCCTTTCCGCCAACAGCGCAAAAGTCGCTTCGCTCATTCACGTCTGGCGAAGTTGCCGAGATAGTTGGCGTGTCTGATGGGTACCTGCGCCAACTGTCGCTGGATGGCCTTGGCCCCGCGCCGGATATTGGCGCGGGAGGACGGCGCTCCTATACCTTGGAGCAGATCAACGAGTTGCGGCGATACCTCGCTGAGGCGCGTCCGAAAGAGGCTGGGCGATTTTGGCCACGTCGTCGTGAAGGTGACAAACTTCAGATCATAACCGTCGCAAATTTCAAGGGAGGGTCGGCCAAAACGACCACCTCACTTTATCTCGCACAGGGTTTGGCGCTACAGGGTTACAGGGTTCTCGCAATCGATCTCGATCCTCAGGCTTCGCTTTCGGCGATGTTCGGGTATCAGCCCGAGTTTGACGTTGCCGAGAATGCCACCATCTATGGCGCAATCAGATACGACGACCAGCGCGTGCCGATGAAAGATGTGATCCGTTCGACCTACTTTACGGGCATCAGCATTGTCCCTGGCAATCTCGAACTGATGGAGTTCGAGCATCAGACGCCTCGCTTCATGCTTCAGAACCGAGGTCGGCCAGAAGATCTGTTCTTCAGGCGTGTGGCGAGCGCAATCAATCAGGTTGAAGATGAATACGATATCGTTGTCATCGACTGCCCTCCTCAGCTCGGGTTTCTAACCATGGGGGCTCTCAATGCCGCGACGGGTATGATTGTTACCGTTCACCCACAGATGGTGGACGTCGCGTCCATGAGCCAGTTTCTTCTCATGACGTCTGATCTTGTATCCGTCATCGAGGAAGCGGGTGGTAAGCTCGATTATGATTTCCTAAGGTTCCTTGTTACTCGCCACGATCCGCGAGACGTCCCTGAACAGGAAATTGTCGGTCTGCTTCGCGATGTATTCGGAACTGATGTAATGGCTGCTGCAGCCTGGAAGTCGACTGCAATCGCCAATGCCGGTTTGACCAAACAATCGCTCTACGAGCTTTCGCGTGGTGCTGTAGGTCGGTCGACTTACGATCGCGCCATGGAATCGATCAGCGCCGTGAACCATGAAGCTGTCGGCTTAATCAATGACGTGTGGGGCAGGTGA
- the traI gene encoding acyl-homoserine-lactone synthase TraI has protein sequence MLILTASPDRYVDRSNLLKQMHCLRAAVFRERLEWEVTITEAGERDEYDDFDPTYILAITDDERVVGCARLLPAIGPTMLERTFPQLLATGSLNASDRMIESSRFCVDTSLPAGRGGGQLHFATLTMFAGIIEWSMENGYDEIVTATDLRFERILNRAGWPMKRLGDPVAIGNTVAVAGTLPADQESFERVRPPDYRSIIAGYRGHQVRSAA, from the coding sequence ATGCTGATTCTGACCGCTTCCCCGGATCGATACGTCGATCGTTCAAATCTCCTAAAACAGATGCACTGCTTGCGCGCGGCAGTCTTCCGCGAACGTCTTGAGTGGGAAGTCACGATTACTGAGGCAGGAGAACGAGACGAGTACGACGATTTCGACCCGACCTACATACTTGCGATCACCGATGATGAGAGGGTCGTCGGCTGCGCTCGTCTCCTTCCGGCAATAGGACCGACCATGCTTGAGCGAACGTTTCCGCAGTTGCTGGCAACCGGTTCCCTCAACGCATCTGACCGAATGATCGAAAGCTCCCGCTTTTGCGTCGACACATCCTTGCCTGCGGGCAGGGGAGGGGGGCAACTGCATTTCGCGACGCTTACCATGTTTGCAGGCATCATCGAATGGTCGATGGAAAACGGCTATGACGAGATCGTCACAGCAACCGACCTCCGCTTTGAGCGCATCTTGAACCGAGCCGGATGGCCAATGAAGCGGCTTGGCGATCCCGTGGCGATCGGCAACACCGTGGCAGTGGCTGGGACACTTCCAGCCGATCAGGAAAGCTTTGAGCGGGTCCGCCCACCGGACTATCGGTCGATCATAGCCGGATATCGCGGTCATCAGGTTAGGAGCGCTGCGTGA